The Nitrospiraceae bacterium genome has a window encoding:
- a CDS encoding putative DNA-binding domain-containing protein codes for MFRLREIQEAFTKGMTEGKYNAVADTIVSGGSSLRGVALYRRLIRTNYTQVLSVTYPVLRRFVGPRYFGFLARGYLTRYPSASGDLFAYGRHLPALLRELQVPGLLVELARLEWACHDVHQGADAPPISYDQLATAASADPSRVILVLSPTVRLVRLSRPVHRLWFAFQAEASANKHADLPLDVEETGVAVARAGGAIHVKALAALDYRLLEAIAERKTAAELEQIALQGDREFDFSRFMAFILQLGLLGGVEMEVRA; via the coding sequence ATGTTCCGGCTTCGTGAGATTCAGGAGGCTTTTACCAAAGGGATGACTGAGGGGAAATACAACGCGGTGGCGGACACGATCGTATCCGGCGGCTCATCCCTACGCGGTGTGGCGCTCTATCGCCGCTTGATCCGCACCAACTACACGCAGGTGCTCAGCGTCACTTACCCGGTTCTGCGCCGGTTCGTCGGGCCTCGGTATTTTGGCTTTCTCGCGCGTGGCTATCTCACACGATACCCGTCGGCCAGCGGCGACCTGTTTGCTTATGGACGGCATCTCCCGGCACTGCTGCGTGAATTACAGGTTCCCGGCCTGCTGGTCGAACTCGCGCGATTGGAATGGGCCTGTCATGACGTGCATCAGGGGGCCGATGCTCCGCCGATATCCTACGATCAACTCGCGACCGCCGCTTCAGCCGATCCATCGCGAGTCATCCTTGTCCTCAGCCCAACGGTTCGACTGGTGCGCCTCTCGCGACCGGTCCATCGTCTCTGGTTCGCGTTCCAGGCGGAGGCTTCGGCAAACAAGCACGCCGACCTGCCCCTCGATGTCGAGGAGACGGGCGTAGCTGTCGCGAGGGCCGGAGGGGCCATCCACGTGAAAGCGCTTGCAGCGCTTGACTACCGATTGCTGGAAGCCATAGCCGAGCGAAAAACTGCGGCCGAATTGGAGCAGATCGCCCTACAGGGAGACCGCGAGTTTGATTTCTCGCGTTTCATGGCATTCATCCTCCAGTTGGGCCTGTTGGGTGGCGTTGAGATGGAGGTGCGGGCATGA
- a CDS encoding DUF692 domain-containing protein: MSCSHSTPIPAQAGIGLRSQHFREILDSTPAVAWMETHPENYFGEGGAPLRILERIRSQYPLSFHGVSLSLGSADPLDRTHLAKYKNAIDRYEPAFVSEHLSWSSVGGRFLNELLPLPLTEESLNHVCRRITEAQEFLRRPLLIENITRYLTWRDCTIPEGEFLAETAKRTGCGILLDLNNVYVNAVNFHLDPFELLDALPDEAVWEIHLAGFDRFGGWLIDTHGEAVYSEVWGLYQWAIHRFGPRPTLIEWDTNIPPLSVLVDQAKQADAMLGGCYVPAS; the protein is encoded by the coding sequence ATGTCTTGCTCACATTCCACCCCGATCCCGGCTCAGGCCGGGATCGGGCTGCGGTCGCAGCATTTTCGGGAGATTCTGGATTCGACTCCAGCGGTCGCTTGGATGGAAACCCATCCGGAGAACTATTTCGGCGAGGGCGGCGCGCCGCTTCGCATCCTCGAGCGGATCAGATCCCAGTATCCATTGAGTTTTCACGGGGTCAGCCTCTCGTTGGGATCCGCCGATCCGCTCGACCGGACCCATCTTGCGAAATATAAGAACGCGATCGACCGATATGAACCGGCGTTCGTGTCGGAGCATCTCTCGTGGAGTTCCGTCGGCGGGCGGTTCCTCAATGAACTCCTCCCATTGCCCTTGACCGAAGAAAGCCTGAACCATGTCTGCCGGCGGATCACTGAGGCGCAGGAGTTTCTTCGACGCCCCCTCCTGATCGAAAACATCACGCGGTATCTGACCTGGCGTGACTGCACGATCCCGGAAGGGGAGTTTCTGGCTGAGACAGCCAAACGGACCGGCTGCGGGATTCTCCTCGATTTGAATAACGTCTATGTGAACGCGGTCAATTTTCATCTGGATCCGTTCGAGTTGCTGGACGCACTACCGGACGAGGCCGTCTGGGAAATCCATCTGGCAGGGTTCGATCGTTTCGGGGGTTGGCTCATTGATACCCATGGCGAGGCGGTCTATTCGGAAGTCTGGGGCCTCTATCAGTGGGCGATTCATCGTTTCGGGCCGCGCCCGACGTTGATCGAATGGGATACCAACATCCCGCCGCTGTCTGTCCTGGTCGATCAGGCCAAGCAGGCGGACGCGATGCTTGGAGGTTGCTATGTTCCGGCTTCGTGA
- a CDS encoding DUF2282 domain-containing protein: MNAKTKKSAVVQSALLVALSLAGAEAASAEPKVPELPSGWEACGGVAKAGMNDCAVKTSLHSCVGMAKTDNEADSYVFLPKGLCAKIAKGTVLAVTKDDLAKMKDMMMKKM, encoded by the coding sequence ATGAATGCCAAGACCAAGAAGAGTGCTGTGGTGCAGTCCGCATTGTTGGTGGCCTTGAGTTTGGCCGGGGCCGAAGCGGCGAGTGCTGAGCCCAAGGTGCCGGAATTGCCCAGCGGCTGGGAAGCCTGCGGCGGCGTCGCCAAGGCCGGCATGAATGATTGCGCGGTCAAGACCAGTCTCCATTCCTGTGTCGGTATGGCCAAGACCGACAATGAAGCCGATTCCTATGTGTTTCTGCCGAAAGGCCTTTGCGCCAAGATCGCGAAGGGCACGGTGTTGGCCGTCACCAAGGATGATTTGGCCAAGATGAAAGACATGATGATGAAGAAGATGTAG
- a CDS encoding DsrE family protein → MVLADTETHESLGRVVNALEAVKEFKDSHDDVRLIFDGAGPKWIPELEKPDHKIHALYEAVKDRIAGACEFCAGAFGVKDKVVACGVKLVGEYNGHPSFRLLISQGYQVITF, encoded by the coding sequence GTGGTTCTGGCGGATACGGAGACCCATGAAAGCCTGGGGCGTGTCGTGAACGCGCTGGAAGCGGTCAAGGAGTTCAAGGATAGCCACGACGATGTGCGGCTGATTTTCGACGGAGCCGGGCCAAAGTGGATTCCCGAATTGGAGAAGCCTGACCACAAGATTCATGCGCTCTATGAGGCGGTGAAAGATCGGATCGCCGGCGCGTGCGAGTTCTGCGCCGGAGCGTTCGGGGTCAAGGACAAGGTCGTGGCGTGCGGGGTGAAGCTAGTAGGTGAGTACAACGGACATCCAAGTTTCCGTTTACTGATCTCGCAAGGCTATCAAGTCATTACCTTCTGA